One Clavibacter zhangzhiyongii genomic region harbors:
- a CDS encoding MFS transporter: MDRPRPPGRRTTLQEHQISHARTPEDAPPSTSPAATAGTSATAAGAPAGPAAPSARSKWILLAVVALAQLMVVLDGTIVNIALPAAQRDLGMSDADRTWVVTVYALAFGSLLLLGGRIADYWGRKRSFILGMIGFAAASAVGGVAVTGEMLLLARGLQGVFAALLAPAALALLSVTFPSGPDRVKAFAVYGTIAGSGAAVGLLLGGVLTEYLSWHWCLLVNVPIAVVAVIAGIPLLKESRADGDRSYDVPGALLVTLGLASIVYGFSRAENGWGEPDTIGFLALGVGIMVAFVWWESKARNPLLPLRVVADRTRGGAYLTSVMVGAALLGGLLYLTLHFQIVLGMSPLISGLASLPMAATIMLTAPQVARLLPKVGPRILMTVGPLIAAAGLLWFSRITVDGAYVVQVLPGQILLGIGLACVFVPMQNVALSGIEPRDAGVAGAALTGTQQIGGSIGTAVFTALFASAVTAATTDGVQDPLQQQVDGYHVVFLAAAIGVACASVISWSMVRVPLERFRDGASSEAVSMH, from the coding sequence TTGGACCGTCCTCGCCCGCCCGGGCGCCGCACGACCCTCCAGGAGCACCAGATCTCCCACGCACGCACCCCCGAAGACGCACCGCCCTCGACGTCCCCCGCCGCGACCGCGGGCACCTCCGCGACCGCCGCCGGCGCCCCCGCCGGCCCCGCCGCGCCCTCCGCACGCAGCAAGTGGATCCTCCTCGCCGTCGTCGCCCTCGCCCAGCTGATGGTCGTGCTCGACGGCACCATCGTGAACATCGCCCTGCCCGCCGCGCAGCGCGACCTCGGCATGAGCGACGCCGACCGCACCTGGGTCGTCACCGTCTACGCGCTCGCGTTCGGCTCGCTGCTCCTGCTCGGCGGCCGCATCGCCGACTACTGGGGCCGCAAGCGCTCCTTCATCCTCGGCATGATCGGCTTCGCGGCGGCCTCCGCGGTCGGCGGCGTCGCCGTCACCGGCGAGATGCTGCTGCTCGCGCGCGGCCTCCAGGGCGTCTTCGCGGCGCTCCTCGCGCCCGCCGCGCTCGCGCTGCTGTCGGTGACGTTCCCGTCCGGGCCCGACCGCGTCAAGGCGTTCGCGGTCTACGGCACCATCGCCGGATCCGGCGCGGCCGTCGGCCTGCTGCTCGGCGGCGTGCTCACCGAGTACCTCAGCTGGCACTGGTGCCTGCTCGTGAACGTGCCGATCGCGGTCGTCGCGGTCATCGCGGGCATCCCGCTCCTCAAGGAGAGCCGCGCCGACGGCGACCGCAGCTACGACGTGCCGGGCGCGCTGCTCGTCACGCTCGGCCTCGCGTCGATCGTCTACGGCTTCTCCCGCGCGGAGAACGGCTGGGGCGAGCCCGACACCATCGGGTTCCTCGCGCTCGGCGTGGGGATCATGGTCGCGTTCGTCTGGTGGGAGTCGAAGGCGCGCAACCCGCTGCTGCCGCTCCGCGTGGTCGCCGACCGCACCCGCGGCGGCGCGTACCTCACCTCCGTGATGGTGGGCGCGGCGCTCCTCGGCGGGCTCCTCTACCTCACGCTGCACTTCCAGATCGTGCTCGGCATGTCGCCGCTGATCTCGGGCCTCGCGTCGCTGCCGATGGCCGCGACGATCATGCTCACGGCGCCGCAGGTCGCGCGGCTCCTGCCGAAGGTCGGCCCGCGGATCCTCATGACCGTCGGCCCGCTCATCGCGGCCGCCGGCCTCCTCTGGTTCAGCCGCATCACCGTCGACGGCGCGTACGTCGTGCAGGTGCTGCCCGGCCAGATCCTCCTCGGCATCGGGCTCGCGTGCGTGTTCGTGCCCATGCAGAACGTGGCGCTCTCCGGTATCGAGCCGCGCGACGCGGGCGTCGCGGGCGCGGCGCTCACGGGCACGCAGCAGATCGGCGGATCCATCGGCACGGCCGTCTTCACCGCGCTGTTCGCCTCCGCCGTCACCGCGGCGACGACCGACGGCGTCCAGGACCCGCTGCAGCAGCAGGTCGACGGGTACCACGTGGTGTTCCTGGCCGCGGCGATCGGCGTGGCCTGCGCCTCGGTCATCTCCTGGTCGATGGTGCGCGTGCCGCTCGAGCGCTTCCGCGACGGTGCCTCGTCCGAGGCCGTGAGCATGCACTGA
- a CDS encoding LLM class flavin-dependent oxidoreductase — MPAPGSPLTRLGFLTTGPVDPADPAPGLEEALRLVELGDALGLDTAWLRPDHLGPQISSPVAVLAAASQRTRRIGLGTASIGIRAENPLRLAEDLATVDLLAGGRLRPGLTVGNPGRVAALDRAIHPVTAAHEEPGRDRLLRFRDLLRGGAVPDVGEHDPEDDEPLAATVQPTSPGLADRLGYGAATIRTATWAGAHGFRLLASAVTERGAGDGFGADQRALVDAYRAAHPDPSAAHVTLTLVVVPTDGATAEQVARYRADAAARAERAARADGPRNASSMVRAADLVGPSDELAAALRADPAVQAADELAVVLPGGLRGDDAAQVLTDVARRLGPALGWSPAA; from the coding sequence ATGCCCGCACCCGGATCCCCGCTGACGCGCCTCGGCTTCCTCACCACCGGCCCCGTCGACCCGGCGGATCCCGCCCCGGGCCTCGAGGAGGCGCTGCGGCTCGTGGAGCTCGGCGACGCCCTCGGGCTCGACACCGCGTGGCTGCGCCCCGACCACCTCGGGCCGCAGATCTCCTCGCCCGTCGCGGTGCTCGCCGCGGCGTCGCAGCGCACCCGCCGCATCGGGCTCGGCACCGCGTCGATCGGGATCCGCGCCGAGAACCCGCTCCGCCTCGCCGAGGACCTCGCGACCGTCGACCTGCTCGCCGGCGGACGGCTGCGCCCCGGCCTCACGGTCGGCAACCCGGGGCGCGTCGCGGCCCTCGACCGGGCGATCCATCCCGTGACGGCCGCGCACGAGGAGCCGGGCCGCGACCGTCTGCTGCGGTTCCGGGACCTGCTGCGCGGCGGCGCGGTCCCCGACGTGGGCGAGCACGACCCCGAGGACGACGAGCCCCTCGCCGCCACCGTGCAGCCGACCTCCCCCGGGCTCGCCGACCGGCTCGGCTACGGGGCCGCGACGATCCGCACCGCCACCTGGGCGGGCGCGCACGGGTTCCGCCTGCTGGCCTCGGCCGTCACGGAGCGCGGCGCGGGCGACGGCTTCGGCGCGGACCAGCGCGCCCTCGTCGACGCCTACCGCGCCGCCCATCCGGACCCTTCCGCCGCCCACGTCACCCTGACGCTCGTCGTGGTGCCCACCGACGGCGCCACGGCCGAGCAGGTCGCCCGGTACCGGGCCGACGCCGCGGCGCGCGCCGAGCGGGCGGCCCGGGCGGACGGCCCCCGGAACGCGTCGAGCATGGTCCGCGCCGCCGACCTCGTGGGCCCGTCCGACGAGCTCGCCGCCGCCCTCCGCGCCGATCCCGCGGTGCAGGCCGCGGACGAGCTCGCCGTCGTGCTGCCCGGCGGCCTGCGCGGGGACGACGCCGCGCAGGTCCTCACCGACGTCGCCCGCCGCCTCGGCCCGGCGCTCGGCTGGTCGCCCGCCGCCTGA
- a CDS encoding helix-turn-helix domain-containing protein: MQEARSSHAVPRAAAPAARASILGGLLRAARVAADLTLEALAERSGVSARTISDIERGVSTRPRRATTYALADALGLAGGSRDRLLAAARPPAAAVGADPAGPDADGAGAAPADRSSAAGVTEPYRLADFQGREDEIARLVAAADDGAAAPRTAPLLVVLSGAPGVGKSSMAVEAAHRIADGTRPRLFADLGGLDDAPAEPLQVVRSLLRQLTGAEAGRGDLATAVAAWARATAVRPAVVVLDDAADEAQVRPVMAADPGTTVLVTSRRALAGLAGSRHLRVADLPRADGIALLEAIIPAAQRAGADLDELARLCGDLPLALRVAGHRIASQPAWHVEDHVRRLRAEGRRLGALVAGDTGVQAAFAASCAHLTPAARDLFRSLSLLRGSSFAAPMAGALLGLDDEAVEALLDELVDLGLVEALGGSRHRLHDLLRLYAAERLHHDVEPVEVRRRAERLGRWTLATAAAAGRAFGPDDAPDPRLGPALAFASRAEARAWLVAEVDAWFPEYEGASRDGREGLVLDAFPHLLHFGDRWFEWGRWHELFGLTAEVAHRMGRPLLEAEALNALAFTQFYARWDAPAALATSRRALALATASGDRRSRAQALSDIGVVLDALGDPDGAAASSRLAIAAFEELDLPGPGLNPRATLAGLLLAADPAEGLEAYRGILERTAAPRARMPELDRWAAHLDAMAQMGKALIRLGRHAEAVELADAMLAAVEGPASEHGTDRDRARALRNRGLARRGLGERAGARHDLERALVLASDRPPAGWSAEIREALDGLPGGTA; encoded by the coding sequence ATGCAGGAAGCACGCAGTTCGCACGCTGTTCCCCGCGCCGCGGCGCCGGCGGCGCGCGCGAGCATCCTGGGCGGCCTGCTCCGGGCGGCGCGCGTCGCGGCGGACCTGACGCTGGAGGCCCTCGCGGAGCGGTCGGGCGTGAGCGCGCGCACCATCAGCGACATCGAGCGCGGCGTGAGCACGCGGCCGCGGCGGGCGACGACCTACGCGCTGGCCGACGCGCTGGGGCTCGCCGGCGGATCCCGCGACCGGCTGCTCGCCGCGGCCCGGCCGCCGGCCGCCGCGGTCGGAGCCGACCCCGCGGGACCGGACGCGGACGGGGCGGGTGCCGCGCCCGCCGATCGGAGCTCCGCCGCGGGCGTCACCGAGCCCTACCGCCTCGCCGACTTCCAGGGCCGGGAGGACGAGATCGCCCGCCTCGTCGCGGCCGCCGACGACGGGGCGGCGGCCCCGCGGACCGCCCCGCTGCTCGTGGTGCTGAGCGGGGCGCCGGGCGTGGGCAAGTCGAGCATGGCCGTGGAGGCCGCCCACCGCATCGCCGACGGCACGCGCCCCCGGCTCTTCGCCGACCTCGGCGGGCTCGACGACGCGCCCGCCGAGCCCCTGCAGGTCGTCCGGTCGCTGCTGCGCCAGCTGACGGGCGCGGAGGCCGGGCGCGGCGACCTCGCCACGGCCGTCGCCGCGTGGGCGCGGGCCACCGCCGTGCGGCCGGCCGTCGTGGTCCTGGACGACGCCGCGGACGAGGCGCAGGTGCGTCCCGTGATGGCCGCGGATCCCGGCACCACCGTGCTCGTCACCTCGCGCCGTGCGCTGGCCGGCCTCGCCGGGTCCCGGCACCTGCGCGTCGCCGACCTCCCCCGCGCGGACGGCATAGCCCTCCTCGAGGCGATCATCCCCGCGGCCCAGCGCGCGGGCGCCGACCTCGACGAGCTCGCCCGGCTCTGCGGCGACCTGCCGCTCGCGCTGCGCGTGGCCGGCCACCGCATCGCGTCGCAGCCGGCATGGCACGTCGAGGACCACGTGCGGCGCCTCCGCGCGGAGGGCCGGCGGCTCGGCGCCCTCGTCGCGGGCGACACCGGGGTGCAGGCGGCGTTCGCCGCGTCGTGCGCGCACCTCACGCCGGCCGCGCGCGACCTGTTCCGGAGCCTGTCGCTGCTCCGCGGATCCTCGTTCGCGGCGCCCATGGCCGGCGCGCTCCTCGGCCTCGACGACGAGGCCGTGGAGGCGCTGCTCGACGAGCTCGTCGACCTCGGCCTGGTCGAGGCGCTCGGCGGATCCCGCCACCGCCTCCACGACCTGCTCCGGCTCTACGCCGCGGAGCGCCTGCACCACGACGTGGAGCCCGTCGAGGTCCGGCGCCGCGCCGAGCGGCTGGGCCGGTGGACCCTCGCGACCGCCGCCGCCGCCGGGCGGGCCTTCGGGCCGGACGACGCGCCGGATCCCCGCCTCGGCCCGGCGCTCGCGTTCGCCTCCCGCGCCGAGGCGCGCGCCTGGCTCGTGGCCGAGGTCGACGCGTGGTTCCCCGAGTACGAGGGCGCGTCGCGGGACGGCCGGGAGGGGCTCGTGCTGGACGCGTTCCCGCACCTCCTCCACTTCGGCGACCGGTGGTTCGAGTGGGGCCGCTGGCACGAGCTCTTCGGGCTGACCGCCGAGGTCGCCCACCGCATGGGCCGCCCCCTCCTGGAGGCCGAGGCCCTCAACGCGCTCGCCTTCACGCAGTTCTACGCGCGATGGGATGCGCCGGCCGCGCTGGCGACCTCCCGGCGAGCGCTCGCCCTCGCGACGGCGAGCGGCGACCGGCGCTCCCGGGCGCAGGCCCTCTCGGACATCGGCGTGGTCCTCGACGCGCTCGGCGACCCCGACGGCGCGGCCGCCTCCTCACGCCTCGCGATCGCCGCCTTCGAGGAGCTGGACCTCCCGGGGCCGGGCCTCAACCCGCGCGCGACGCTGGCGGGGCTCCTGCTGGCGGCGGACCCCGCGGAGGGGCTGGAGGCGTACCGCGGGATCCTCGAGCGGACGGCTGCGCCCCGGGCGCGCATGCCGGAGCTCGACCGCTGGGCCGCGCACCTCGACGCGATGGCCCAGATGGGCAAGGCGCTCATCCGGCTGGGGCGCCACGCGGAGGCGGTCGAGCTCGCCGACGCGATGCTCGCCGCGGTCGAGGGTCCGGCGAGCGAGCACGGCACCGACCGCGACCGGGCGCGCGCGCTCCGCAACCGGGGCCTGGCGCGGCGCGGGCTCGGCGAGCGCGCCGGCGCGCGTCACGACCTGGAGCGCGCCCTCGTGCTCGCGAGCGACCGGCCGCCGGCGGGGTGGTCGGCGGAGATCCGCGAGGCGCTCGACGGGCTCCCGGGCGGCACCGCCTAG
- a CDS encoding alpha/beta fold hydrolase — MPLFTTSDGTEIFYTDQGAGKPVLLSHGWPLSSDAWQVEIKVLVDAGYRAIAHDRRGHGRSAKTSTGNDMDTYARDLAELVEHLDLQDLVVIGHSTGGGEVVRYAAQHGVGRVRKVVTAGAVPPVMVASEANPDGVPREVFDGIRAGVLADASQFYIELSEAFFGANREGSHVSEGAKRDFWRQGMLVNLIAAYDCVAAFSETDFSEDLKALDVPILLAHGDDDQIVPIANAALKSAELVKHGTVKVYAGAPHGIAGEYQAQLDRDILAFIAD; from the coding sequence ATGCCGCTTTTCACCACGTCCGACGGGACCGAGATCTTCTACACCGACCAGGGGGCCGGGAAGCCCGTGCTGCTCAGCCACGGCTGGCCGCTCAGCTCCGACGCGTGGCAGGTCGAGATCAAGGTGCTGGTCGACGCCGGCTACCGCGCGATCGCGCACGACCGCCGCGGCCACGGCCGTTCCGCGAAGACGTCCACGGGCAACGACATGGACACCTACGCCCGCGACCTCGCGGAGCTCGTCGAGCACCTCGACCTGCAGGACCTCGTCGTCATCGGCCACTCGACGGGCGGCGGCGAGGTCGTCCGCTACGCGGCGCAGCACGGCGTCGGCCGCGTGCGCAAGGTCGTCACCGCGGGCGCCGTCCCGCCCGTCATGGTGGCGTCGGAGGCGAACCCCGACGGCGTCCCCCGCGAGGTCTTCGACGGGATCCGCGCCGGCGTGCTCGCCGACGCCTCGCAGTTCTACATCGAGCTCTCCGAGGCCTTCTTCGGCGCGAACCGCGAGGGCAGCCACGTCTCCGAGGGCGCGAAGCGCGACTTCTGGCGCCAGGGCATGCTCGTCAACCTCATCGCGGCGTACGACTGCGTGGCGGCCTTCTCGGAGACCGACTTCTCGGAGGACCTGAAGGCGCTCGACGTGCCGATCCTCCTGGCGCACGGCGACGACGACCAGATCGTGCCGATCGCCAACGCGGCGCTCAAGTCCGCCGAGCTCGTGAAGCACGGCACCGTGAAGGTCTACGCGGGCGCGCCGCACGGCATCGCCGGCGAGTACCAGGCGCAGCTCGACCGGGACATCCTCGCGTTCATCGCGGACTGA
- a CDS encoding transcriptional regulator, with the protein MAEAAFDELIHAPVRLRVCGILRRVDQVDFTVLRDALGIADASLSKHLKALADAGYVSSRKASSAGRADRRQLTWLALTAAGRRAFDGHVAALTEIAGAVEDGARA; encoded by the coding sequence GTGGCTGAGGCCGCGTTCGACGAGCTGATCCACGCCCCGGTCCGCCTGCGCGTCTGCGGCATCCTCCGCCGCGTCGACCAGGTCGACTTCACGGTGCTGCGGGACGCGCTCGGGATCGCCGACGCGAGCCTGAGCAAGCACCTGAAGGCGCTCGCGGACGCGGGCTACGTGTCGTCGCGGAAGGCGTCCTCGGCCGGGCGCGCGGACCGGCGGCAGCTGACGTGGCTCGCCCTCACCGCGGCCGGGCGCCGGGCCTTCGACGGCCACGTGGCCGCGCTGACGGAGATCGCGGGCGCCGTCGAGGACGGCGCCCGCGCCTGA
- a CDS encoding quinone oxidoreductase family protein, producing MSARIEVEGPGGPEVMTLTDGPVPDPGPGEVRIRVHAAGVNFIDTYRRSGVYPMAHPYVPGSEAAGVIEALGDGVAGVHVGDRVATAEASGTYAQHALVRAETLLPVPDGVDMEVAAALPLQGLTAHYLATSSYPAGPGDRALVHAGAGGVGLLLTQLLADRGVEVITTVSTEEKAALSRAAGAAHVLGYDDVPVRVRELTDGRGVDVVYDGVGRDTFDGSLDSLRIRGTLVLFGGASGQVPPFDLQRLNSGGSLSVTRPTLAHFLLDAEERRWRAGELFAGVLDGSLDVRVGATYPLADAARAHEDLEARRTTGSIVLLP from the coding sequence ATGAGCGCGCGCATCGAGGTGGAGGGGCCCGGCGGCCCCGAGGTCATGACCCTGACGGACGGCCCGGTGCCGGATCCGGGGCCCGGCGAGGTGCGAATCCGCGTGCACGCCGCCGGCGTCAACTTCATCGACACGTACCGCCGGAGCGGCGTCTACCCGATGGCGCACCCCTACGTCCCCGGATCCGAGGCCGCCGGCGTGATCGAGGCGCTCGGCGACGGCGTGGCCGGCGTGCACGTGGGCGACCGCGTCGCGACCGCGGAGGCGTCGGGCACCTACGCGCAGCACGCGCTCGTGCGCGCCGAGACGCTGCTGCCCGTGCCCGACGGCGTCGACATGGAGGTCGCCGCGGCGCTCCCGCTCCAGGGCCTCACCGCGCACTACCTCGCCACGAGCTCGTACCCGGCCGGTCCCGGCGATCGCGCGCTCGTGCACGCTGGCGCCGGCGGCGTGGGGCTCCTCCTCACGCAGCTGCTCGCGGATCGCGGCGTCGAGGTGATCACCACGGTCTCCACCGAGGAGAAGGCGGCGCTCTCGCGCGCGGCCGGCGCGGCGCACGTGCTCGGCTACGACGACGTGCCGGTGCGCGTCCGCGAGCTCACCGACGGACGCGGCGTCGACGTGGTCTACGACGGCGTCGGCCGCGACACGTTCGACGGCTCGCTCGACTCGCTGCGCATCCGCGGCACGCTCGTGCTCTTCGGCGGCGCGAGCGGGCAGGTGCCGCCGTTCGACCTGCAGCGGCTCAACTCCGGCGGATCCCTCTCCGTCACCCGGCCGACGCTCGCCCACTTCCTGCTCGACGCGGAGGAGCGGCGGTGGCGCGCGGGCGAGCTGTTCGCCGGGGTGCTCGACGGATCCCTCGACGTGCGCGTCGGCGCGACCTACCCGCTCGCGGACGCGGCCCGCGCGCACGAGGATCTGGAGGCCCGGCGCACGACCGGCTCCATCGTGCTCCTCCCCTGA
- the cysK gene encoding cysteine synthase A, giving the protein MAGRVYDDITQLVGGTPLVRLNRLTEGLDATVLVKLESHNPASSVKDRIGVAIIDAAEASGQLKPGGTIVEGTSGNTGIALAMVGAARGYTVILTMPETMSIERRLVLRAYGAQIVLTPGPEGMRGAVERAQQIVAETPNAIWAKQFANAANPQKHRETTAEEVWADTDGAVDVFIAGVGTGGTITGVGQVLKERKPDVRIVAVEPLDSPILNGGKPGPHKIQGIGANFVPEILDTEVYDEVVDVSLEDSIRVSRALATDEGILCGISSGSIVWAALEIAKRPESAGKTIVAIVCDYGERYLSTVLFDDLRD; this is encoded by the coding sequence ATGGCAGGTCGCGTCTACGACGACATCACCCAGCTGGTCGGCGGCACGCCGCTCGTGCGCCTCAACCGGCTCACGGAGGGGCTCGACGCGACCGTCCTCGTGAAGCTCGAGTCGCACAACCCCGCATCCAGCGTGAAGGACCGCATCGGCGTCGCCATCATCGACGCGGCCGAGGCGTCGGGGCAGCTGAAGCCCGGCGGCACCATCGTCGAGGGCACGAGCGGAAACACCGGCATCGCGCTCGCCATGGTGGGCGCGGCGCGCGGCTACACGGTCATCCTCACCATGCCCGAGACCATGAGCATCGAGCGCCGGCTGGTGCTGCGCGCGTACGGCGCGCAGATCGTCCTCACGCCCGGGCCCGAGGGCATGCGCGGCGCCGTCGAGCGCGCGCAGCAGATCGTCGCGGAGACGCCGAACGCCATCTGGGCGAAGCAGTTCGCGAACGCGGCGAACCCGCAGAAGCACCGCGAGACCACGGCCGAGGAGGTCTGGGCGGACACCGACGGCGCCGTCGACGTGTTCATCGCGGGCGTCGGCACGGGCGGCACCATCACGGGCGTCGGCCAGGTGCTCAAGGAGCGCAAGCCCGACGTGCGGATCGTCGCGGTCGAGCCGCTCGACTCGCCCATCCTGAACGGCGGCAAGCCCGGCCCGCACAAGATCCAGGGCATCGGCGCGAACTTCGTGCCCGAGATCCTCGACACCGAGGTCTACGACGAGGTCGTCGACGTCTCGCTCGAGGACTCCATCCGCGTCTCCCGCGCGCTCGCGACCGACGAGGGGATCCTGTGCGGCATCTCGTCCGGCTCCATCGTGTGGGCCGCGCTCGAGATCGCGAAGCGGCCCGAGAGCGCGGGCAAGACCATCGTCGCCATCGTGTGCGACTACGGCGAGCGGTACCTCTCCACCGTGCTGTTCGACGACCTGCGCGACTAG
- the epsC gene encoding serine O-acetyltransferase EpsC, with the protein MGVVARLVEDLRSARAHDPAARGYLEMVLGYPGLHAVWLHRVSHALWRRRIRLAARLLAQVGRALTGVEIHPGARIGRRLFIDHGMGVVIGATAEIGDDVLMYHGVTLGGKSLVHGKRHPTVGDGVTIGAGAKLLGPITVGAGSVIGANAVVVKDAPAGSVLTGIPAVETGKRAGRGPDAHVDPAFFVDPAIYI; encoded by the coding sequence GTGGGAGTCGTCGCCCGCCTCGTCGAGGACCTCCGCTCCGCCCGCGCCCACGATCCGGCCGCGCGCGGGTACCTGGAGATGGTGCTCGGCTACCCGGGCCTGCACGCCGTGTGGCTGCACCGGGTGTCGCACGCGCTCTGGCGACGGCGGATCCGGCTGGCGGCGCGGCTGCTCGCGCAGGTCGGGCGGGCGCTGACCGGGGTGGAGATCCACCCGGGCGCGCGCATCGGGCGGCGGCTGTTCATCGACCACGGCATGGGCGTCGTGATCGGCGCGACGGCCGAGATCGGCGACGACGTGCTCATGTACCACGGCGTCACGCTGGGCGGGAAGAGCCTCGTGCACGGCAAGCGGCACCCGACCGTGGGCGACGGCGTCACCATCGGCGCCGGGGCGAAGCTGCTCGGGCCCATCACGGTCGGCGCGGGCAGCGTCATCGGGGCGAACGCCGTGGTCGTGAAGGACGCGCCCGCGGGATCCGTGCTCACGGGCATCCCCGCGGTGGAGACCGGGAAGCGGGCCGGGCGCGGGCCCGACGCGCACGTGGATCCGGCGTTCTTCGTCGACCCGGCGATCTACATCTGA
- a CDS encoding TrmH family RNA methyltransferase: MAERGSPGEPGAVEPTPTVELSTHGVGPWPGGPEAWPDEPHLDPELLERGDTRNVIDRYRYWSMDAIVADLDQHRHPFHVAIENWQHDMNIGSIVRSANAFAADTVHIVGRRRWNKRGAMVTDRYQHVVHHATIADLVEWARGEGLPIIAIDNVDGSVLLETTRLPDRCVLVFGQEGPGLSDEAVAAADMTVAISQFGSTRSINASAAAAVVMHAWVMQHVAFD, encoded by the coding sequence ATGGCCGAGCGCGGGTCACCCGGCGAGCCCGGCGCCGTCGAGCCGACGCCCACGGTCGAGCTCTCGACGCACGGCGTGGGCCCGTGGCCCGGCGGACCGGAGGCGTGGCCCGACGAGCCGCACCTGGATCCCGAGCTGCTGGAGCGCGGCGACACCCGCAACGTCATTGACCGGTACCGCTACTGGTCCATGGACGCGATCGTCGCCGACCTCGACCAGCACCGGCACCCGTTCCACGTGGCCATCGAGAACTGGCAGCACGACATGAACATCGGGTCGATCGTCCGGAGCGCCAACGCGTTCGCGGCCGACACCGTGCACATCGTCGGGCGGCGCCGCTGGAACAAGCGCGGCGCCATGGTCACCGACCGCTACCAGCACGTCGTGCACCACGCGACCATCGCCGACCTCGTGGAGTGGGCGCGCGGCGAGGGCCTGCCGATCATCGCGATCGACAACGTCGACGGATCCGTGCTGCTCGAGACCACGCGCCTCCCCGATCGCTGCGTGCTCGTCTTCGGCCAGGAGGGCCCGGGCCTCAGCGACGAGGCGGTGGCGGCGGCCGACATGACCGTCGCGATCTCGCAGTTCGGGTCCACGCGCTCCATCAACGCGTCGGCGGCGGCCGCGGTGGTCATGCACGCGTGGGTCATGCAGCACGTCGCGTTCGACTGA
- a CDS encoding MarR family winged helix-turn-helix transcriptional regulator: MDHVDRILTQWAAERPDLDASPMAVVGRLARAAGAVAAELDRTFARHGIDASTFDVLATLRRQGAPHRLPPAQLARESMITTSAVAQRLNRLEGLGLVARLPRPEDGRGKLVELTAAGRRLVDRVLPDHLATEEALLAPLDARERLTLAELLGRLDPASA, encoded by the coding sequence ATGGACCACGTCGACCGCATCCTCACGCAGTGGGCAGCCGAGCGCCCCGACCTCGACGCCTCGCCGATGGCCGTCGTCGGCCGGCTCGCACGGGCGGCCGGGGCCGTCGCCGCCGAGCTCGACCGGACCTTCGCGCGCCACGGGATCGACGCCTCGACCTTCGACGTGCTCGCCACGCTCCGCCGCCAGGGCGCGCCCCACCGGCTGCCGCCCGCGCAGCTCGCGCGGGAGTCGATGATCACCACGAGCGCCGTCGCGCAGCGCCTCAACCGGCTGGAGGGCCTCGGCCTCGTGGCTCGACTGCCCCGCCCGGAGGACGGGCGCGGCAAGCTCGTCGAGCTCACCGCGGCGGGCCGGCGGCTCGTCGACCGCGTGCTCCCCGACCACCTCGCCACGGAGGAGGCGCTGCTCGCCCCGCTCGACGCGCGCGAGCGCCTCACGCTCGCGGAGCTCCTCGGCCGGCTCGACCCGGCGAGCGCCTAG
- a CDS encoding EamA family transporter produces MLTDRLRLVLLTAVAPAVWGTTYATSTAFLVPGHPLLTATLRALPAGLVLLAIGRQLPRGAGWWRSAVLGALNIGAFFAFLFVAADRLPGGVAAVIGGIQPLLVSVLAARVLRERVPIRAVLAGIAGLAGVALIVLRADARLDATGVAAALAGAVCMAVGVVLAKRWGSDHPPLVTTSWQLLAGGILLAVLTAACEPLPAVPLTPVNVAGYAYLSLVGTALAYLLWFRGVRALPARVPAFLGLLSPVVAVAVGLGWSGETLSAMQALGMGLVLASVGAAVAVRAPRPSAPAPEGPGHDARPPARMSR; encoded by the coding sequence GTGCTCACCGACCGACTCCGCCTCGTCCTGCTCACCGCCGTCGCGCCCGCCGTCTGGGGCACGACCTACGCGACCTCCACCGCCTTCCTGGTGCCCGGGCATCCCCTTCTCACCGCCACCCTCCGCGCGCTGCCGGCCGGGCTCGTGCTGCTCGCGATCGGCCGCCAGCTCCCGCGCGGCGCGGGGTGGTGGCGGTCGGCCGTGCTCGGCGCGCTCAACATCGGCGCGTTCTTCGCGTTCCTGTTCGTCGCGGCCGACCGGCTGCCCGGCGGGGTCGCAGCCGTCATCGGCGGGATCCAGCCGCTCCTGGTGTCCGTGCTCGCCGCGCGGGTGCTGCGGGAGCGGGTGCCGATCCGGGCGGTCCTCGCGGGGATCGCGGGCCTCGCGGGCGTGGCGCTGATCGTGCTGCGGGCTGACGCCCGGCTCGACGCGACCGGCGTCGCCGCCGCCCTCGCCGGGGCGGTCTGCATGGCGGTGGGCGTGGTGCTCGCGAAGCGGTGGGGCTCGGATCACCCGCCCCTCGTGACCACGTCGTGGCAGCTCCTCGCGGGCGGGATCCTCCTGGCGGTCCTCACCGCGGCCTGCGAGCCGCTGCCCGCCGTGCCGCTCACGCCGGTGAACGTCGCCGGGTACGCGTACCTGTCGCTCGTCGGCACCGCGCTCGCGTACCTCCTCTGGTTCCGCGGGGTGCGCGCGCTCCCCGCCCGCGTCCCCGCGTTCCTCGGGCTGCTCAGCCCGGTCGTCGCCGTCGCCGTCGGGCTGGGCTGGTCGGGCGAGACGCTGTCCGCGATGCAGGCCCTCGGGATGGGCCTGGTGCTGGCGTCGGTCGGCGCGGCCGTCGCGGTCCGGGCGCCGCGTCCGTCCGCGCCGGCACCGGAGGGGCCGGGACATGACGCGCGTCCCCCTGCCAGGATGTCCCGGTGA